Proteins encoded together in one Riemerella anatipestifer window:
- the kdsA gene encoding 3-deoxy-8-phosphooctulonate synthase, translating into MKQHLDNISHKNSSNFFLIAGPCAIESEDMAMKIAEHIVKLSDKYKIPYIFKGSFKKANRSRIDSFTGIGDEEALEILKKVGDTFGIPTTTDIHENEHATLAAQYVDVLQIPAFLVRQTDLLVSAAKTGKCITLKKGQFLSPEAMKFAVQKIKDCQNDKVAIIERGNSFGYTDLVVDFRGIPTMQNYAPVILDVTHSLQQPNQESGVTGGKPQLIETIAKAGIAVGADGLFIETHPDPKNAKSDGANMLPLEQLDALLAKLTKIREAII; encoded by the coding sequence ATGAAACAACATTTAGATAATATCAGTCATAAAAATTCTTCTAATTTCTTCCTAATAGCAGGACCTTGTGCTATAGAAAGCGAAGATATGGCAATGAAAATAGCAGAACATATTGTAAAACTTTCGGACAAATATAAAATCCCTTATATCTTTAAAGGAAGTTTTAAAAAAGCCAATAGGTCTAGGATAGATTCCTTTACAGGAATAGGAGATGAAGAAGCTCTCGAAATTCTTAAAAAAGTAGGTGATACTTTTGGAATTCCTACGACAACGGATATTCACGAAAACGAACACGCTACTCTTGCCGCACAATATGTAGATGTGCTACAAATACCTGCTTTCCTAGTAAGACAAACTGATTTACTCGTATCTGCTGCTAAAACAGGAAAATGCATCACTTTAAAAAAAGGACAATTCCTCTCTCCCGAGGCAATGAAATTTGCAGTGCAAAAAATAAAAGACTGCCAAAACGATAAAGTTGCCATTATAGAGCGAGGCAATTCTTTTGGTTATACTGATTTGGTAGTAGATTTTAGAGGTATCCCAACGATGCAAAATTACGCTCCTGTAATATTAGATGTAACCCACTCTTTACAACAACCTAACCAAGAGTCTGGTGTAACTGGTGGAAAACCTCAACTCATAGAAACCATTGCTAAAGCAGGGATTGCTGTAGGTGCAGACGGACTATTTATAGAAACACACCCAGACCCTAAAAACGCAAAATCTGATGGGGCTAATATGCTTCCTCTAGAACAACTAGACGCGTTGTTAGCTAAACTTACCAAAATAAGAGAAGCTATTATTTAG
- the uvrA gene encoding excinuclease ABC subunit UvrA, with amino-acid sequence MNIKNNIFVKNAHLNNLKNIDVLIPKNKLVVVTGVSGSGKSSLAFDTIYAEGQRRYVESLSSYARQFLGRLEKPKIDDIKGLAPSIAIQQKVISSNPRSTVGTSTEIYDYLKLLFARVGRTYSPVSGDEVKKDSISDVITYIEENPNQEFLLTASLSFADGDFKSLLNTLKVSGFTRLEINGNIAEIEDLESFGFVPEKEMLLNLVIDRFVYEDDEYFLQRLADSIQTAFYEGHGSCALKNIETQNIKHFSNLFEADGISFLEPNLHFFSFNNPYGACPTCEGYGKVVGIDEDLVIPNKRLSVYEDAVACWKGETMSEWKMHFIKNAPDFPIHKPYFELPKEQKQLLWRGTGAKNFPCIDQFFRMLEENLYKIQYRVMLSRYRGKTKCPDCEGLRLRKETEWVKVGGHNIQSLMELPLDELLPLIKNLKLTKHEQEIAKRLLYEITTRLEFLLKVGLGYLTLNRTSNTLSGGESQRINLATSLGSSLVGSIYILDEPSIGLHSQDTENLIEVLKNLRDLGNTVIVVEHDEDIMRAADYIIDIGPEAGFLGGELVFAGDFKDLKEADTLTSKYLTGRLEIAVPKRRRKAKSFINIKGARQNNLKNIDVDIPLENLVVVTGVSGSGKSTLMKEVLTNDIQIQLGMGGKKADYDYVEFPPQLVKHIELIDQNPIGKSSRSNPVTYLKAYDDIRDLFAKQRHSKTMNLKPKHFSFNVDGGRCDECKGEGIITISMQFMADVELECEHCKGARFKSEILEVKFDEKNIADILQMTVDEAIDFFSDNKQDKIVTKLKPLQEVGLGYLKLGQSSSTLSGGEAQRVKLASFLVKGVTTEKTLFIFDEPSTGLHFHDIQKLLTSLQALIELGHSVVVIEHQPDIIKSADWIIDIGPNAGKYGGEVVFAGTPEDLAKDKKSKTAKFVAEKL; translated from the coding sequence ATGAATATTAAAAATAATATTTTTGTTAAAAACGCACATCTTAACAACCTTAAAAACATAGATGTTCTCATACCTAAAAACAAACTAGTGGTAGTAACTGGTGTGTCTGGTAGTGGGAAATCGTCTTTAGCCTTTGATACTATTTATGCCGAAGGGCAGAGGCGTTATGTGGAGAGTTTAAGCTCCTATGCTAGACAGTTTTTGGGGCGTTTAGAGAAACCAAAGATAGACGATATTAAAGGCTTAGCACCATCTATCGCCATACAACAGAAAGTAATTTCTTCTAATCCAAGGTCTACAGTAGGAACTTCCACCGAAATTTACGATTATCTTAAATTGTTATTCGCTCGTGTGGGGCGTACCTATTCGCCTGTATCTGGTGATGAGGTGAAAAAGGACAGCATTTCTGATGTTATTACTTACATAGAAGAAAATCCTAATCAAGAGTTTCTACTCACAGCATCGCTTTCGTTTGCTGATGGTGATTTTAAATCACTATTAAATACACTAAAAGTTTCAGGATTTACTAGGTTAGAAATTAACGGAAATATCGCTGAAATAGAAGATTTAGAGAGTTTTGGCTTCGTTCCTGAAAAAGAGATGTTGCTTAATTTGGTTATTGACCGCTTTGTTTACGAGGATGATGAGTATTTTCTGCAACGCCTAGCAGATTCTATCCAAACGGCCTTCTACGAGGGGCACGGCTCCTGTGCTTTAAAAAATATTGAAACTCAAAATATAAAACATTTTTCTAACCTTTTTGAAGCTGATGGGATTTCGTTTTTAGAACCAAATCTTCATTTTTTCAGTTTTAATAATCCTTACGGAGCGTGTCCTACTTGTGAGGGCTATGGTAAAGTGGTTGGGATAGACGAAGATTTGGTAATTCCTAACAAAAGGCTTTCGGTTTACGAAGATGCTGTCGCTTGTTGGAAAGGAGAAACGATGAGCGAGTGGAAAATGCACTTTATCAAAAATGCTCCAGATTTTCCAATCCATAAACCGTATTTTGAACTTCCTAAAGAGCAAAAACAACTTTTATGGAGAGGAACAGGAGCTAAAAACTTTCCGTGTATAGACCAGTTTTTCCGTATGTTGGAGGAGAATTTGTATAAGATACAATACCGAGTGATGCTCTCTCGTTACAGAGGCAAGACTAAATGTCCCGACTGCGAAGGTCTAAGATTAAGAAAAGAAACCGAATGGGTAAAAGTAGGAGGGCATAACATACAATCGTTAATGGAGTTGCCATTAGACGAACTTCTGCCTTTAATTAAGAACCTTAAACTCACCAAACACGAGCAAGAAATTGCTAAAAGATTACTCTATGAAATTACTACTAGACTAGAGTTTTTGTTAAAAGTAGGCTTGGGATATTTAACGCTAAACCGTACCTCTAATACTTTGTCAGGTGGGGAAAGTCAAAGGATTAACTTAGCGACGAGCTTAGGGAGTTCTTTGGTTGGGTCTATTTATATTTTGGACGAACCTTCCATTGGACTACATTCGCAGGATACCGAGAATTTAATAGAAGTTCTAAAGAATTTAAGAGATTTAGGCAATACGGTTATTGTTGTGGAGCATGATGAGGATATTATGCGTGCCGCAGATTATATTATAGACATAGGTCCAGAAGCAGGTTTCCTTGGGGGAGAGTTGGTCTTCGCAGGCGATTTTAAAGACCTCAAAGAAGCCGATACTTTAACTTCTAAATACCTTACAGGAAGGCTAGAAATAGCAGTACCAAAAAGGAGAAGGAAAGCTAAATCGTTCATCAATATCAAAGGAGCTAGGCAAAATAACCTTAAAAATATAGATGTTGATATTCCTTTGGAGAATTTGGTGGTGGTTACGGGGGTGTCGGGCTCTGGTAAATCTACATTGATGAAAGAGGTTTTGACTAACGATATTCAAATCCAGTTAGGAATGGGAGGCAAAAAAGCCGACTATGATTATGTGGAATTTCCACCTCAACTTGTGAAGCATATAGAATTGATAGACCAAAATCCTATCGGAAAATCCTCTAGGTCTAACCCTGTAACTTATCTTAAGGCTTATGATGATATTAGGGATTTGTTCGCTAAGCAGCGTCATTCTAAAACTATGAATTTGAAGCCTAAGCACTTTTCGTTTAATGTAGATGGTGGGAGATGTGATGAGTGTAAAGGTGAGGGTATTATTACCATATCTATGCAGTTTATGGCAGATGTGGAACTAGAATGTGAGCATTGTAAAGGAGCAAGATTTAAGTCCGAGATATTGGAAGTTAAATTTGATGAGAAAAACATTGCAGATATTCTACAAATGACGGTAGATGAAGCGATTGATTTCTTTAGTGATAATAAACAAGATAAAATAGTTACTAAACTAAAACCATTGCAAGAGGTAGGTCTAGGCTATCTTAAACTAGGACAAAGTTCTTCTACGCTTTCAGGTGGGGAAGCTCAAAGGGTAAAGTTGGCTTCATTTTTAGTGAAGGGCGTAACTACGGAGAAAACGCTTTTCATCTTTGATGAACCTTCCACAGGGCTTCATTTTCACGATATACAAAAATTATTAACCTCATTACAGGCACTTATAGAGCTGGGGCATTCTGTAGTAGTTATAGAGCATCAGCCAGATATTATTAAGTCAGCAGATTGGATCATAGATATAGGTCCTAATGCAGGTAAATATGGCGGAGAAGTGGTTTTTGCTGGAACACCTGAGGATTTAGCAAAAGATAAAAAATCCAAAACTGCTAAATTCGTAGCCGAAAAACTTTAA
- a CDS encoding TonB-dependent receptor plug domain-containing protein, translated as MKKIYLILAILPYLAVAQKTKEIKEVVFQKRTKKKVTDLTNTSISAKEAQQIASISGGIEGLIKTLPSVNSNTELSSQYMVRGGNYDENLIYINDVELYRPFLIRNAQQEGMSIINPDMVSTVNFSSGGFEARYGDKMSSALNVYYREPEKTELSGEASLIGGRLTLGGASKDKKLTALVSGRYRNTNLVLNTLNEDTDFNPQNFDIQTFINYHINPKWQLSFIGYYAKNDYTMLPKQRKVNFGTLQTPMTLTVFYNGRENDTYKNMMGTASVHFKPNKKWKFSLDNFAYQNREKEYYTISSAYELQAYNPATGEPTVSYDIGGQIDHARNDLLVRTLGSQFRARFSPDVNTDYEVGIKYEKEFLQDYTNEWQLADSLGYSTPRASAVIGQLDPSDLKLKFNIKGQNDIQPSRLSAYVQASKKFFWQTHKVFINGGVRTQHWSFNNQTIISPRLQIAIKPDWDTDMLFRLAGGIYYQAPFYREIKDLEGNFNSNIKAQQSLQLILGNDYEFQWKDRLFKLTTEAYYKKMNHLIPYYVDNVRIRYSGQNNSEGYAYGIDTRLFGEFVPGVDSWLSLSYARVFENIDNKGYIPRPTDQRFRVAMFYQDYMPKFPSMRVNLTLIYASGLPNGASVFADPYQYQKTLPAYKRVDIGLSKVFIDQKDFKAHSPFWRNFKELILGVQVFNAFNINNTISNQWINDANTGYIYPVPVRLTGRFFNVKLEFKL; from the coding sequence TTGAAAAAGATATATCTTATCTTAGCAATATTGCCCTACCTAGCAGTAGCTCAGAAGACTAAAGAGATAAAAGAAGTGGTTTTCCAAAAGAGAACCAAGAAAAAAGTAACCGACCTTACCAACACCAGTATTTCGGCTAAAGAAGCACAACAAATTGCTTCTATTTCAGGTGGTATTGAAGGACTTATTAAAACTTTGCCTTCGGTAAACTCCAATACCGAACTTTCTTCCCAATATATGGTAAGAGGTGGAAATTATGACGAAAATTTAATCTACATCAATGATGTGGAACTTTACCGTCCTTTCCTCATTAGAAATGCCCAACAGGAAGGTATGAGCATCATCAATCCTGATATGGTTTCTACTGTTAATTTTTCTTCAGGTGGATTTGAAGCTAGATACGGCGATAAGATGTCGTCTGCTCTTAATGTTTATTATAGAGAACCCGAAAAAACAGAACTATCAGGAGAAGCCAGCCTTATTGGAGGTAGACTAACGCTAGGCGGTGCATCTAAAGATAAAAAATTAACCGCTTTGGTTTCAGGGCGTTATCGTAATACCAATCTAGTTCTTAACACACTCAATGAAGATACGGATTTTAACCCTCAAAACTTTGATATTCAAACCTTCATCAATTATCATATCAACCCTAAATGGCAATTATCTTTCATTGGATATTATGCTAAAAATGACTACACGATGCTTCCCAAACAACGAAAAGTTAATTTTGGGACTTTGCAAACCCCAATGACACTTACCGTATTTTACAACGGAAGAGAAAACGATACTTATAAAAATATGATGGGGACGGCTTCGGTTCATTTTAAACCTAATAAAAAATGGAAGTTCTCGTTAGATAATTTTGCTTATCAGAACAGAGAGAAAGAATATTATACTATCTCTTCTGCCTACGAATTACAGGCTTACAACCCTGCTACTGGAGAGCCAACCGTTTCTTATGATATAGGTGGACAGATAGACCACGCTAGAAATGATTTATTAGTAAGAACTTTAGGGTCTCAATTTAGAGCTAGATTTTCGCCTGATGTAAACACAGACTATGAGGTGGGAATTAAATACGAAAAAGAATTTCTGCAAGACTATACCAATGAATGGCAACTTGCCGACTCTTTAGGCTACAGTACGCCTAGAGCCTCCGCGGTTATTGGACAGCTAGACCCATCGGACTTAAAATTGAAATTCAATATTAAAGGACAAAACGATATACAGCCTAGCCGACTTTCAGCTTATGTTCAGGCTTCTAAAAAATTCTTTTGGCAAACGCACAAAGTTTTCATCAATGGAGGTGTCAGGACGCAACATTGGAGCTTTAATAATCAAACCATTATTTCTCCTAGATTACAAATAGCCATTAAGCCTGATTGGGATACAGATATGCTATTTAGACTAGCAGGAGGCATTTACTACCAAGCTCCTTTTTATAGAGAAATAAAGGATTTGGAAGGCAATTTTAATTCTAATATAAAAGCCCAGCAGTCTTTGCAACTCATTTTAGGCAACGACTACGAATTTCAATGGAAAGATCGCCTATTTAAGCTCACTACGGAAGCCTATTATAAAAAGATGAACCACCTTATCCCTTACTATGTGGATAATGTTCGTATAAGATATTCTGGGCAAAACAATTCCGAAGGTTATGCCTATGGTATAGATACGAGATTATTTGGAGAGTTTGTTCCTGGAGTAGATTCTTGGCTATCTTTAAGCTATGCTAGAGTGTTTGAAAACATTGATAACAAAGGCTATATCCCAAGACCAACAGACCAAAGATTTAGGGTTGCTATGTTCTATCAAGACTATATGCCTAAGTTCCCTAGTATGAGAGTCAATCTTACTTTAATCTACGCTAGTGGACTACCTAACGGAGCGTCTGTTTTTGCCGACCCTTATCAATATCAAAAAACACTCCCTGCTTACAAAAGAGTAGATATAGGGTTATCCAAAGTTTTTATAGACCAAAAAGATTTTAAAGCTCATTCTCCTTTTTGGCGAAATTTTAAAGAATTGATTTTAGGCGTTCAGGTGTTTAATGCATTCAACATCAATAATACCATTTCTAACCAATGGATTAACGATGCCAACACAGGTTACATTTACCCTGTCCCTGTAAGACTTACAGGACGCTTCTTTAATGTTAAACTAGAGTTTAAATTGTAA
- a CDS encoding phosphatase PAP2 family protein has product MNTNVVKNQSKVVFSFLYLPAALLLMIVLFLWNKEALSINGYTGIQKEVFLYINHQLGQYPSLMINFTQFGNALVFLSCLSIFIIYAPKLWEALISASLISLLFSSTLKNLFSVPRPAAMFDVGTFIIVGEKLTGHSSLPSGHSITVFTILTVLMFSFMPRSLIYKILWSFFIIVIGLMLVSTRVGVGAHYPLDTIVGGIIGYISGVLGILFSQKYKTWNWIADKKYSPVFIVLFTVCIIIISKNIFTESLVVFYLPLVCLAISLFKIGFLYVKK; this is encoded by the coding sequence ATGAATACAAATGTTGTAAAGAACCAATCCAAAGTAGTGTTTTCATTTCTTTATTTGCCGGCAGCCTTGTTGTTGATGATAGTCTTGTTTCTTTGGAATAAAGAGGCACTATCCATCAATGGTTATACGGGAATTCAGAAGGAAGTATTTCTTTATATCAATCATCAGTTGGGGCAATATCCTAGCTTGATGATAAATTTTACACAATTCGGAAATGCGCTGGTGTTTTTATCGTGTTTGAGTATTTTCATTATTTATGCTCCGAAACTTTGGGAGGCTTTAATTTCGGCATCGCTTATTTCGCTTTTATTTTCAAGTACACTTAAAAACTTATTTTCGGTGCCAAGACCAGCTGCTATGTTTGATGTTGGTACTTTTATTATTGTTGGTGAAAAACTTACGGGGCATAGTAGTTTGCCGTCGGGACATTCTATTACTGTTTTTACGATACTCACAGTGCTGATGTTCAGTTTTATGCCGAGGAGTTTAATTTATAAGATACTGTGGTCTTTCTTTATTATCGTTATAGGTTTAATGTTAGTATCTACAAGGGTAGGCGTGGGAGCTCATTATCCTCTTGACACTATTGTTGGTGGTATTATAGGTTATATTTCGGGAGTTTTAGGGATACTCTTTAGCCAAAAATATAAAACCTGGAATTGGATAGCTGATAAGAAGTATTCTCCCGTTTTTATAGTACTGTTTACTGTCTGTATCATCATTATTTCAAAAAATATCTTTACCGAAAGTTTAGTGGTATTTTACCTTCCACTGGTGTGTTTAGCAATATCATTATTTAAAATAGGATTTCTCTATGTTAAAAAATAG
- the eptA gene encoding phosphoethanolamine--lipid A transferase EptA, with product MLKNSLKVTHFAILMSVLHLLLFHIPFYTYVVNNIDYTSFNGVLLIASLVVVMVVANFFAFYLFLYLSRFVGKFLLVLFFLINAVSVYFITTYGVIIDESMISNVFNTNYEESSSFFSVKLVLYLVLLGILPSIYIIRTKIIPSTFKQFVKTMALALLFMVVMAFVNASNWLWVDKNSKQLGGLAMPWSYSVNTVLYHIHKYKKNEKEILLPNAKIKDNEKSVVVLVIGESARSQNFSLYGYNKNTNPLLSKTSNVFHFKANSCATYTTAGVKCILEHTNTDDLYEILPNYLYRNDVEVIWRTTNWGEPPLHIANYQNKEALMKDCNKPECDYDEVLVNGLKEQILASKKNKVLVVLHTSTSHGPTYSKKYPSKFEVFKPVCNSVELGKCSQTELVNAYDNTIVYTDYILHNVIENLKELKYYKSTMLFVSDHGESLGEKNLYMHGVPLSIAPKEQYEIPFIVWLSDNSNKKLKPNEVLSQNHVFHSVLNFLGVESPIYKEEMNIFK from the coding sequence ATGTTAAAAAATAGTTTAAAAGTAACTCATTTTGCAATTTTAATGAGTGTGCTACATTTGTTATTATTTCATATTCCGTTTTATACTTATGTGGTTAATAACATAGATTATACAAGTTTTAATGGAGTGCTGCTTATTGCGAGTTTAGTGGTGGTAATGGTGGTGGCTAATTTTTTTGCATTCTATTTATTTTTGTATTTATCACGCTTTGTGGGTAAATTTTTATTAGTGTTATTCTTCCTTATCAATGCAGTTTCGGTCTATTTTATCACTACTTATGGCGTGATTATAGACGAGAGTATGATAAGCAATGTATTTAATACCAATTATGAAGAGTCTAGTAGTTTCTTTTCGGTTAAGTTGGTGTTATATTTAGTGCTATTAGGTATTTTACCGAGTATTTATATTATCAGAACTAAAATTATCCCAAGCACTTTCAAGCAGTTTGTTAAGACGATGGCACTGGCATTATTGTTTATGGTAGTGATGGCTTTTGTAAACGCAAGTAACTGGCTTTGGGTAGATAAAAACTCTAAACAGTTGGGTGGTTTGGCAATGCCTTGGTCTTATAGCGTAAACACGGTGTTGTACCACATTCACAAGTACAAAAAGAATGAAAAGGAGATTTTATTACCAAATGCTAAGATAAAGGATAACGAAAAGTCGGTGGTGGTATTGGTGATAGGAGAATCGGCGAGAAGTCAGAATTTTTCGCTTTATGGCTATAATAAAAATACCAATCCATTACTATCAAAAACAAGCAATGTTTTTCATTTTAAAGCTAATTCCTGTGCCACTTATACCACGGCAGGAGTTAAATGTATTTTAGAACATACCAATACTGATGATTTGTATGAAATACTACCTAACTATTTATATCGTAATGATGTAGAAGTGATTTGGAGAACTACCAACTGGGGCGAACCGCCATTACATATCGCAAATTATCAAAACAAAGAAGCTCTAATGAAAGACTGCAACAAGCCCGAATGTGATTATGATGAGGTGCTTGTAAATGGATTAAAGGAGCAAATATTGGCAAGTAAAAAGAATAAAGTATTGGTAGTTTTACATACAAGTACCAGCCACGGACCTACTTATAGTAAAAAATATCCATCAAAATTTGAGGTGTTTAAGCCTGTTTGTAATAGTGTAGAGTTGGGCAAGTGTTCCCAAACGGAATTGGTAAACGCTTACGATAATACCATTGTTTATACAGACTATATCCTACATAATGTTATCGAAAATTTAAAAGAGCTAAAATATTATAAAAGCACAATGCTGTTCGTTTCTGACCACGGCGAGTCCTTGGGAGAGAAAAACTTATATATGCACGGAGTGCCTTTAAGCATTGCACCTAAAGAGCAGTATGAAATACCATTTATTGTTTGGTTGTCGGATAATAGCAATAAAAAACTAAAGCCAAACGAGGTGCTTTCTCAAAACCATGTATTTCACAGTGTACTTAACTTTTTAGGGGTAGAAAGCCCTATTTATAAAGAAGAAATGAATATTTTTAAATAG
- a CDS encoding RsmD family RNA methyltransferase encodes MYRIISGKWKAKRILAPKNFEVRPTTDFAKEALFSILEHRLELPYISALDLFAGIGSISLELASRDCQDITSVEFNPKHAAFIQSTAQELGFGLQINVQKSDVFEWLKKGRNHSKSFNLIFADPPFDLPEKKYYDLINSVLDSPILAENGLFVLEHQSRMILEHQHLKETRKYGNVSFSFFEKETV; translated from the coding sequence ATGTATAGAATTATCTCTGGAAAGTGGAAAGCTAAGCGAATATTAGCTCCCAAAAATTTTGAAGTTCGCCCTACAACAGATTTTGCTAAAGAGGCTTTATTCAGCATATTAGAACATAGGTTAGAGCTACCTTACATCTCTGCACTAGACCTTTTTGCAGGGATTGGCTCTATATCTTTAGAGTTGGCTTCTAGAGATTGCCAAGACATTACTTCGGTAGAGTTTAACCCTAAGCACGCTGCATTTATACAATCTACAGCCCAAGAGTTGGGTTTTGGCTTACAAATAAATGTCCAAAAAAGTGATGTTTTTGAATGGTTAAAAAAGGGTAGAAATCATTCTAAATCATTCAATTTAATATTTGCTGACCCACCGTTTGATTTACCTGAAAAAAAATATTACGATTTAATCAATTCAGTTTTAGACAGTCCTATTCTTGCGGAAAACGGACTTTTCGTGCTGGAGCATCAAAGCCGAATGATATTGGAACACCAACATCTCAAAGAAACTAGAAAATACGGAAATGTGAGTTTTTCTTTTTTTGAAAAAGAAACCGTCTAA
- a CDS encoding SDR family oxidoreductase yields the protein MSKMDLKNKVAYITGGIKGIGFGIAKELLKNGLKVAISGRSTEAVEKAVSELSEYENKIIGVVSDVKNFEAEQEAVKYIETKLGNIDVVVANAGLGYFKPVDEMSLEEWNAMIDTNLTGAFHTMKATVESLKKTQGYYISIASLEGAYFFEKASGYNASKFGLVGFTQAAMLDLRKYNIKVSTIMPGSVASHFNGNEPSDKDSWKIQPEDLGEIVVDLLRMNPRTLPSKIEVRPSNPNK from the coding sequence ATGTCTAAAATGGATTTAAAAAACAAAGTAGCATATATCACAGGAGGTATTAAAGGTATCGGTTTTGGAATTGCAAAAGAACTCTTAAAAAATGGATTGAAAGTCGCTATTAGTGGGAGAAGTACGGAAGCTGTAGAAAAAGCAGTTTCTGAATTGTCAGAGTATGAAAACAAAATCATAGGCGTAGTATCTGATGTTAAAAACTTTGAAGCAGAACAAGAAGCGGTTAAGTATATAGAAACTAAGCTAGGCAATATAGATGTAGTAGTAGCTAATGCAGGTTTGGGTTACTTTAAACCAGTAGACGAAATGTCTTTGGAAGAATGGAATGCTATGATAGATACTAATCTTACGGGAGCTTTCCATACGATGAAAGCAACCGTGGAATCTCTCAAGAAAACACAGGGGTATTACATTAGTATTGCTAGTTTGGAGGGGGCATACTTTTTTGAAAAAGCGTCAGGATATAATGCGTCTAAATTTGGTCTTGTAGGTTTTACCCAAGCAGCAATGTTAGATTTAAGAAAGTATAACATTAAAGTTTCTACCATTATGCCAGGTTCTGTAGCCTCTCACTTTAATGGTAACGAACCTTCGGATAAAGATTCTTGGAAGATTCAACCAGAAGACCTAGGGGAAATAGTGGTAGATTTACTTAGAATGAATCCTCGCACTTTACCTAGCAAAATAGAGGTAAGACCATCTAATCCAAATAAATAA
- a CDS encoding trimeric intracellular cation channel family protein: MHANINFLIEFLGTISFAMSGSFAAMQRRLDPFGILIIAFVTSVGGGTVRDLLLAKPVFWMHDLWICGVIFVTCVISMIFKSIEQNFRVTLFIFDSFGLGLFTIIGIQKGMSSELHPIICITLGTITGCFGGIIRDILLNRIPLIFRKEIYATACILGGATFILLATYTRLSYPVVQIFTILLIVTIRTLAVKYHWQMPKFYIQDK, from the coding sequence ATGCATGCAAATATCAATTTTTTAATAGAATTTCTAGGGACGATATCTTTTGCTATGTCTGGCAGTTTTGCTGCAATGCAAAGAAGATTAGACCCTTTTGGGATTCTTATTATCGCTTTTGTAACTTCTGTAGGAGGTGGTACGGTGAGGGATTTACTTTTAGCTAAACCTGTATTTTGGATGCATGATTTGTGGATATGTGGTGTTATCTTTGTTACCTGTGTTATTTCAATGATTTTTAAATCTATTGAGCAAAATTTTAGGGTAACACTTTTTATATTTGATAGTTTTGGGTTGGGACTGTTCACAATTATAGGCATACAGAAAGGTATGAGTTCCGAGCTTCACCCTATTATATGCATTACTCTAGGTACGATTACAGGGTGTTTTGGAGGGATTATTAGAGATATTCTATTGAATAGAATTCCGTTGATATTTAGAAAAGAAATCTATGCAACAGCTTGTATATTAGGCGGTGCTACCTTTATACTTTTGGCAACCTACACTCGTTTGTCTTATCCTGTGGTTCAGATTTTTACTATTCTGCTTATTGTAACCATAAGAACTTTAGCGGTTAAATACCATTGGCAGATGCCTAAATTTTATATTCAAGATAAGTAA
- a CDS encoding DUF3822 family protein — MQKLVLLFTKGGLQYQIISGKEVQEEKVFFITEDSPSDYLINKLEEILNHPSIVSIDVISTLNHFTLMPSTFSQHDVAHELISYNALVDKDKEEVMLSVNKKYGVQFYYTMPDLFYKKIKSKGISTHFNFSGEKFLNTLDAGNKKEIHINLYHHQCEFFALDNKKVILYNNLDVNSEVDFLYFVMFTLSKIGFNITDTQFYVYGETTENETFISELGKFVKNLKVVFDNLPQKNFIMS, encoded by the coding sequence ATGCAAAAATTAGTTTTACTTTTTACTAAAGGAGGACTCCAGTACCAAATTATTAGTGGTAAGGAAGTACAAGAAGAAAAAGTTTTTTTTATCACAGAAGATTCCCCTAGTGATTATTTAATCAATAAGTTAGAGGAAATTCTAAACCATCCTTCTATAGTAAGTATAGATGTAATTTCTACCCTCAATCATTTCACATTGATGCCTTCTACTTTTTCTCAGCACGATGTCGCTCACGAGCTTATCTCTTACAATGCTCTAGTAGATAAAGACAAAGAGGAAGTAATGCTTTCTGTAAATAAGAAATATGGCGTTCAGTTTTATTATACGATGCCAGATTTATTTTATAAAAAAATCAAAAGCAAAGGTATTTCTACGCATTTTAACTTCTCTGGAGAAAAATTCTTAAATACACTTGATGCTGGGAATAAAAAGGAAATCCACATCAATCTATATCATCATCAGTGCGAGTTTTTTGCTTTAGACAATAAAAAGGTTATCCTTTATAACAATCTAGATGTAAATTCGGAGGTAGATTTTCTTTATTTCGTTATGTTTACCCTTAGCAAAATAGGATTTAATATTACAGACACTCAGTTCTATGTGTATGGAGAGACTACCGAAAACGAGACTTTTATATCAGAGCTTGGGAAGTTTGTCAAGAATTTAAAAGTGGTTTTTGACAACTTACCTCAAAAGAACTTCATTATGAGCTAA